The Brassica napus cultivar Da-Ae chromosome C7, Da-Ae, whole genome shotgun sequence genome has a segment encoding these proteins:
- the LOC125590053 gene encoding protein NRT1/ PTR FAMILY 7.2-like has protein sequence MDQKVRHTEVCTQDGSVDRHGNPAIRAKTGKWLTAILILVNQGLATLAFFGVGVNLVLFLTRVMGQDNAEAANNVSKWTGTVYIFSLLGAFLSDSYWGRYKTCAIFQASFVAGLVMLSLSTGALLLEPSGCGVEESPCRPHSTVKTVIFYLSVYLIALGYGGYQPNIATFGADQFDADDSVEGHSKIAFFSYFYLALNLGSLLSNTVLGYFEDQGAWPLGFWASAGSAFAGLVLFLTGTPKYRHFKPRKSPWSRFCQVLVASTRKAKIDVNYDDMNLYDSETQRTGDKKILHTKGFRFLDRAAIVTPDDEAEKVESGSTYDPWRLCSVTQVEEVKCVLRLLPIWLCTILYSVVFTQMASLFVVQGAAMKTNIKDFRIPASSMSTFDILSVAFFIFAYRRFLDPLFARLNKREPNKGLTELQRMGIGLVIAITAMISAGIVEIYRLKHKETASNSSSLSIFWQVPQYMMIGASEVFMYVGQLEFFNSQAPTGLKSFASALCMASISLGNYVSSLLVSIVMKISTRDDLPGWIPGNLNKGHLDRFYFLLAGLTAADFLVYLVCAKWYKYIKSEASFSESIAEEEV, from the exons ATGGATCAGAAAGTAAGACATACTGAAGTTTGCACTCAAGATGGAAGCGTTGATCGTCATGGAAATCCAGCAATCCGAGCCAAAACTGGCAAATGGCTCACTGCTATTCTCATTCTTG TGAACCAAGGGCTAGCGACGCTTGCCTTCTTCGGTGTAGGAGTGAATCTGGTTCTGTTTCTGACAAGAGTGATGGGACAAGACAATGCAGAAGCTGCCAACAATGTCAGTAAATGGACAGGAACTGTTTATATCTTCTCTTTGCTTGGTGCTTTCCTCAGTGACTCTTATTGGGGACGTTACAAGACTTGTGCAATCTTCCAAGCAAGTTTCGTTGCA GGATTAGTCATGTTATCTTTATCTACTGGTGCGTTACTACTCGAACCAAGTGGTTGTGGTGTTGAAGAGTCTCCCTGTAGGCCACACTCCACGGTCAAGACGGTTATTTTCTACCTATCAGTGTATCTGATCGCGTTAGGGTATGGTGGTTATCAGCCTAACATAGCAACCTTTGGAGCTGATCAGTTTGATGCAGATGACTCTGTTGAAGGACACTCGAAAATCGCGTTCTTCAGCTACTTCTACTTGGCTCTGAATCTAGGATCGCTCCTTTCGAATACCGTCTTGGGTTACTTTGAGGATCAAGGGGCGTGGCCGCTAGGGTTTTGGGCGTCTGCAGGGTCAGCTTTTGCTGGTTTGGTACTTTTCTTGACTGGCACGCCAAAGTACCGACATTTTAAACCTAGAAAAAGTCCCTGGTCTAGATTCTGCCAAGTCTTGGTTGCTTCAACAAGAAAAGCCAAGATTGATGTGAACTATGATGATATGAATCTGTATGATTCAGAGACTCAACGAACCGGAGACAAGAAGATTCTTCACACCAAAGGCTTCAG ATTCTTGGATAGAGCTGCAATTGTCACACCTGATGATGAGGCTGAGAAGGTGGAGAGTGGATCGACTTACGATCCATGGAGGCTCTGCTCGGTGACTCAAGTTGAAGAAGTGAAGTGTGTGTTAAGACTCTTACCAATCTGGCTCTGCACCATTCTCTACTCAGTGGTCTTCACCCAAATGGCTTCACTGTTTGTTGTGCAAGGCGCAGCGATGAAGACAAACATCAAAGACTTCAGGATCCCAGCTTCAAGCATGTCTACTTTCGACATCCTCAGCGTCGCCTTCTTCATCTTCGCTTACAGGCGGTTTCTCGACCCTCTCTTTGCAAGACTCAACAAAAGAGAGCCCAACAAAGGCCTCACTGAGCTTCAGAGAATGGGGATAGGCCTCGTGATCGCGATAACGGCGATGATATCAGCAGGGATAGTGGAGATATACAGGCTGAAACACAAGGAAACGGCTTCAAACTCTAGCTCGTTGAGTATATTCTGGCAAGTGCCTCAGTACATGATGATAGGTGCATCAGAAGTGTTCATGTACGTTGGTCAGCTCGAGTTCTTCAACAGCCAAGCTCCAACGGGTCTAAAGAGCTTTGCAAGCGCGCTGTGTATGGCTTCGATTTCGCTTGGGAACTATGTAAGCAGTCTTCTAGTTTCCATCGTCATGAAGATCTCTACAAGAGATGATTTGCCTGGTTGGATCCCTGGGAATCTCAACAAAGGACACTTGGACAGATTCTACTTCCTTTTGGCTGGTCTAACCGCAGCTGACTTCTTGGTTTACCTGGTTTGTGCGAAGTggtataagtatataaagtCTGAAGCAAGTTTCTCTGAGTCCATTGCTGAAGAGGAAGTCTGA